A window of Puntigrus tetrazona isolate hp1 chromosome 11, ASM1883169v1, whole genome shotgun sequence contains these coding sequences:
- the bicd2 gene encoding protein bicaudal D homolog 2 isoform X2 encodes MANMSGDEDGCPEAQLVSEAGPNWLRAEIERLARELSETSREKIQAAEYGLAVLEENQQLKQRFEELESEYEGVRQELDQLREAYGQVHSTHRKVAADGESREESLILESASKEAYYEQRVQELQADLRQTKNTLTSTQAENERLATLALELRENNEIVELQRSRLRDDIREYKIRESRLLQDYTELEEENISLQKQVSTLKQGQVEFEGLKHENRRLEEEVQYLNSQLEDAVRLREIAERQLTEALETVKTEREQKAALRKELTHHMTLGDSLLASSLDGLKLSAEEPNNDEAILTFENGLAKVSEVNDEDNRLSSPKRDGNFRPAPSLVDDLLTELNISEIQKLKQQLLQVEREKVALLTTLQDSQKQLEHARGALAEQQEAMTRLNDDLGVMRRLQAGKERQSALDSERERDSREDNDVDYYELDINGPEILRCKYEVAIAEAGELREELKALNSEHDEMKAEHEEVRARLEGHVRDLSVQVSYLEGSSRADRDQVARLEKELKEVSAVAGETEGSLSVAQDELVAFSEELANLYHHVCMCNNETPNRVMLDFYKEGKGNKTEGKDLQSTLTQTSDGTAETMRSNSTAADSSTSVTSVREDPRPEPMDIYNLVAIIRDQIRHLQKAVDRTTELSRQRVASLELAAVADKDQAACMEEILKLKSLLSTKREQIATLRTVLKANKQTAEVALANLKSKYDNEKAMVTDTMMKLRNELKALKEDAATFSSLRAMFATRCDEYVTQLDDMQRQLAAAEDEKKTLNSLLRMAIQQKLALTQRLEDLEFDHEQSRRGSGAGPGGRGKASSGRGRGPLSFSSPH; translated from the exons ATGGCGAACATGTCCGGGGATGAGGACGGCTGTCCCGAGGCGCAGTTGGTCTCTGAGGCCGGGCCCAACTGGCTGCGCGCGGAGATCGAGCGCCTGGCGCGGGAACTGAGCGAGACGAGCCGCGAGAAGATCCAGGCGGCGGAGTACGGGCTCGCGGTGCTGGAGGAGAACCAGCAGCTCAAACAGCGCTTCGAGGAGCTGGAGAGCGAGTATGAGGGCGTCAGACAAGAGCTGGACCAGCTCAGAGAG GCATACGGCCAGGTTCACTCCACTCATAGAAAGGTGGCTGCAGACGGAGAAAGCAGGGAGGAGTCCCTCATCCTTGAGTCGGCATCTAAAGAGGCATACTATGAGCAGAGAGTGCAGGAACTGCAGGCTGACCTgcgacaaacaaaaaacaccctCACCAGCACCCAGGCAGAGAACGAACGCCTGGCCACCCTTGCACTCGAGCTGAGAGAG aatAATGAGATCGTGGAGCTCCAGCGCAGTCGCCTACGTGACGACATTAGAGAGTACAAGATTCGAGAGTCTCGTCTGCTGCAAGACTACACTGAACTGGAAGAGGAGAACATCAGCCTTCAGAAACAAGTCTCCACCCTTAAACAGGGTCAG GTGGAGTTTGAGGGATTAAAGCATGAGAATCGACGCTTGGAAGAGGAAGTTCAGTACCTAAACAGCCAACTAGAGGATGCTGTTCGGTTGCGTGAAATAGCTGAGCGTCAACTAACAGAGGCTCTAGAAACCGTGAAGACCGAACGGGAGCAGAAAGCAGCTCTTCGAAAAGAGCTGACACATCACATGACCCTGGGAGACTCCCTTCTTGCCAGTTCATTGGATGGGCTCAAACTGAGCGCAGAGGAACCAAATAACGATGAGGCCATTTTGACATTTGAAAACGGATTAGCTAAAGTCAGTGAAGTTAACGACGAAGATAACAGACTGTCTTCTCCCAAAAGAGATGGAAACTTCCGTCCCGCACCCAGTCTGGTGGATGACTTGTTGACAGAGCTGAACATCTCTGAAATCCAGAAACTCAAGCAACAGCTCTTACAG GTGGAGCGAGAGAAGGTGGCTCTTCTCACCACTTTACAAGACTCTCAAAAGCAGTTAGAACATGCTCGAGGCGCATTAGCTGAACAGCAGGAAGCTATGACGAGACTTAACGATGATTTGGGCGTAATGAGGAGATTGCAGGCAGGCAAGGAGCGGCAATCAGCCCTGGACAGTGAGCGAGAGCGGGACAGTCGAGAGGACAATGATGTGGACTATTATGAGCTGGATATCAATGGGCCAGAGATACTTCGCTGCAAGTATGAAGTAGCCATAGCAGAAGCAGGTGAACTTAGGGAGGAGCTTAAGGCACTAAATTCGGAGCATGATGAG ATGAAGGCAGAGCATGAGGAAGTACGGGCACGACTGGAGGGACATGTGCGTGACCTCAGTGTTCAAGTGTCTTATTTGGAGGGCAGCAGCCGTGCAGACCGTGATCAAGTCGCTCGGTTGGAAAAGGAGCTGAAGGAAGTGAGTGCAGTTGCCGGCGAGACAGAAGGCAGTCTCAGCGTTGCTCAGGATGAGCTTGTTGCTTTTAGTGAAGAGCTTGCAAACCTCTACCACCATGTCTGCATGTGCAACAACGAAACCCCGAATCGCGTCATGCTCGATTTTTATAAAGAAGGTAAAGGAAACAAGACGGAAGGTAAAGATCTTCAGTCTACGTTGACGCAAACCAGTGATGGAACAGCCGAGACGATGAGGTCAAACTCCACTGCAGCTGACAGCTCAACTTCTGTGACATCAGTCAGAGAAGATCCACGTCCTGAACCAATGGACATCTACAACCTAGTAGCAATAATTCGGGATCAGATACGCCACTTGCAGAAGGCGGTCGATCGTACAACAGAACTATCCAGGCAACGAGTAGCTTCTCTAGAGTTGGCCGCAGTGGCGGATAAAGACCAAGCTGCTTGCATGGAGGAGATTTTGAAGCTCAAGTCCCTGCTGAGCACTAAGCGAGAACAGATTGCCACGCTGAGGACTGTGCTCAAGGCCAACAAACAG ACTGCAGAGGTTGCCCTGGCAAACCTAAAGAGCAAATATGACAATGAGAAGGCCATGGTCACCGACACAATGATGAAGTTGAGAAACGAGCTGAAGGCTCTTAAAGAAGATGCCGCCACATTCTCCTCTCTCAGGGCAATGTTCGCCACCAG GTGTGATGAATACGTGACGCAATTGGACGACATGCAGAGGCAGCTGGCTGCGGCAGAAGATGAGAAGAAGACACTGAACTCCCTCCTGCGTATGGCCATTCAGCAGAAACTGGCCCTTACACAGCGATTGGAGGATCTGGAGTTTGACCACGAGCAATCCCGAAGAGGATCGGGTGCTGGGCCGGGTGGCCGTGGGAAGGCTTCATCTGGCCGTGGCAGGGGACCCTTATCGTTTTCCAGCCCCCAT TAA
- the bicd2 gene encoding protein bicaudal D homolog 2 isoform X1, which yields MANMSGDEDGCPEAQLVSEAGPNWLRAEIERLARELSETSREKIQAAEYGLAVLEENQQLKQRFEELESEYEGVRQELDQLREAYGQVHSTHRKVAADGESREESLILESASKEAYYEQRVQELQADLRQTKNTLTSTQAENERLATLALELRENNEIVELQRSRLRDDIREYKIRESRLLQDYTELEEENISLQKQVSTLKQGQVEFEGLKHENRRLEEEVQYLNSQLEDAVRLREIAERQLTEALETVKTEREQKAALRKELTHHMTLGDSLLASSLDGLKLSAEEPNNDEAILTFENGLAKVSEVNDEDNRLSSPKRDGNFRPAPSLVDDLLTELNISEIQKLKQQLLQVEREKVALLTTLQDSQKQLEHARGALAEQQEAMTRLNDDLGVMRRLQAGKERQSALDSERERDSREDNDVDYYELDINGPEILRCKYEVAIAEAGELREELKALNSEHDEMKAEHEEVRARLEGHVRDLSVQVSYLEGSSRADRDQVARLEKELKEVSAVAGETEGSLSVAQDELVAFSEELANLYHHVCMCNNETPNRVMLDFYKEGKGNKTEGKDLQSTLTQTSDGTAETMRSNSTAADSSTSVTSVREDPRPEPMDIYNLVAIIRDQIRHLQKAVDRTTELSRQRVASLELAAVADKDQAACMEEILKLKSLLSTKREQIATLRTVLKANKQTAEVALANLKSKYDNEKAMVTDTMMKLRNELKALKEDAATFSSLRAMFATRCDEYVTQLDDMQRQLAAAEDEKKTLNSLLRMAIQQKLALTQRLEDLEFDHEQSRRGSGAGPGGRGKASSGRGRGPLSFSSPHVSPRLPCKNRPQPHGLIGSPAVFCSEKYKILCDTGSD from the exons ATGGCGAACATGTCCGGGGATGAGGACGGCTGTCCCGAGGCGCAGTTGGTCTCTGAGGCCGGGCCCAACTGGCTGCGCGCGGAGATCGAGCGCCTGGCGCGGGAACTGAGCGAGACGAGCCGCGAGAAGATCCAGGCGGCGGAGTACGGGCTCGCGGTGCTGGAGGAGAACCAGCAGCTCAAACAGCGCTTCGAGGAGCTGGAGAGCGAGTATGAGGGCGTCAGACAAGAGCTGGACCAGCTCAGAGAG GCATACGGCCAGGTTCACTCCACTCATAGAAAGGTGGCTGCAGACGGAGAAAGCAGGGAGGAGTCCCTCATCCTTGAGTCGGCATCTAAAGAGGCATACTATGAGCAGAGAGTGCAGGAACTGCAGGCTGACCTgcgacaaacaaaaaacaccctCACCAGCACCCAGGCAGAGAACGAACGCCTGGCCACCCTTGCACTCGAGCTGAGAGAG aatAATGAGATCGTGGAGCTCCAGCGCAGTCGCCTACGTGACGACATTAGAGAGTACAAGATTCGAGAGTCTCGTCTGCTGCAAGACTACACTGAACTGGAAGAGGAGAACATCAGCCTTCAGAAACAAGTCTCCACCCTTAAACAGGGTCAG GTGGAGTTTGAGGGATTAAAGCATGAGAATCGACGCTTGGAAGAGGAAGTTCAGTACCTAAACAGCCAACTAGAGGATGCTGTTCGGTTGCGTGAAATAGCTGAGCGTCAACTAACAGAGGCTCTAGAAACCGTGAAGACCGAACGGGAGCAGAAAGCAGCTCTTCGAAAAGAGCTGACACATCACATGACCCTGGGAGACTCCCTTCTTGCCAGTTCATTGGATGGGCTCAAACTGAGCGCAGAGGAACCAAATAACGATGAGGCCATTTTGACATTTGAAAACGGATTAGCTAAAGTCAGTGAAGTTAACGACGAAGATAACAGACTGTCTTCTCCCAAAAGAGATGGAAACTTCCGTCCCGCACCCAGTCTGGTGGATGACTTGTTGACAGAGCTGAACATCTCTGAAATCCAGAAACTCAAGCAACAGCTCTTACAG GTGGAGCGAGAGAAGGTGGCTCTTCTCACCACTTTACAAGACTCTCAAAAGCAGTTAGAACATGCTCGAGGCGCATTAGCTGAACAGCAGGAAGCTATGACGAGACTTAACGATGATTTGGGCGTAATGAGGAGATTGCAGGCAGGCAAGGAGCGGCAATCAGCCCTGGACAGTGAGCGAGAGCGGGACAGTCGAGAGGACAATGATGTGGACTATTATGAGCTGGATATCAATGGGCCAGAGATACTTCGCTGCAAGTATGAAGTAGCCATAGCAGAAGCAGGTGAACTTAGGGAGGAGCTTAAGGCACTAAATTCGGAGCATGATGAG ATGAAGGCAGAGCATGAGGAAGTACGGGCACGACTGGAGGGACATGTGCGTGACCTCAGTGTTCAAGTGTCTTATTTGGAGGGCAGCAGCCGTGCAGACCGTGATCAAGTCGCTCGGTTGGAAAAGGAGCTGAAGGAAGTGAGTGCAGTTGCCGGCGAGACAGAAGGCAGTCTCAGCGTTGCTCAGGATGAGCTTGTTGCTTTTAGTGAAGAGCTTGCAAACCTCTACCACCATGTCTGCATGTGCAACAACGAAACCCCGAATCGCGTCATGCTCGATTTTTATAAAGAAGGTAAAGGAAACAAGACGGAAGGTAAAGATCTTCAGTCTACGTTGACGCAAACCAGTGATGGAACAGCCGAGACGATGAGGTCAAACTCCACTGCAGCTGACAGCTCAACTTCTGTGACATCAGTCAGAGAAGATCCACGTCCTGAACCAATGGACATCTACAACCTAGTAGCAATAATTCGGGATCAGATACGCCACTTGCAGAAGGCGGTCGATCGTACAACAGAACTATCCAGGCAACGAGTAGCTTCTCTAGAGTTGGCCGCAGTGGCGGATAAAGACCAAGCTGCTTGCATGGAGGAGATTTTGAAGCTCAAGTCCCTGCTGAGCACTAAGCGAGAACAGATTGCCACGCTGAGGACTGTGCTCAAGGCCAACAAACAG ACTGCAGAGGTTGCCCTGGCAAACCTAAAGAGCAAATATGACAATGAGAAGGCCATGGTCACCGACACAATGATGAAGTTGAGAAACGAGCTGAAGGCTCTTAAAGAAGATGCCGCCACATTCTCCTCTCTCAGGGCAATGTTCGCCACCAG GTGTGATGAATACGTGACGCAATTGGACGACATGCAGAGGCAGCTGGCTGCGGCAGAAGATGAGAAGAAGACACTGAACTCCCTCCTGCGTATGGCCATTCAGCAGAAACTGGCCCTTACACAGCGATTGGAGGATCTGGAGTTTGACCACGAGCAATCCCGAAGAGGATCGGGTGCTGGGCCGGGTGGCCGTGGGAAGGCTTCATCTGGCCGTGGCAGGGGACCCTTATCGTTTTCCAGCCCCCATGTAAGTCCTAGACTTCCCTGTAAGAACCGACCGCAACCACACGGCCTCATTGGAAGTCCTGCGGTTTTCTGCAGTGAGAAGTATAAAATTCTGTGTGACACTGGATCCGATTAA
- the tkta gene encoding transketolase yields the protein MGYSGLYHVTAGDETPLMPEQSRSSHLAAIRRAVVDFLCSAEPMEDYHKPDQQTVQALRNIANRLRINSIKATTAVGNGHPTSCCSVAEIMSVLFFHTMKYRPDDPKNPNNDRFILSKGHAAPVLYSVWVEIGFLKESELMSMCQVDSTLEGHPTPKQQFVDVATGSLGQGLGIACGMAYTAKYFDKSSYRVYCLLGDGEMSEGAVWEAMAFASYYQLDNLLAILDINRLGQSDPAPLQHHVEKYQRRCEAFGWHAIIVDGHSVEELCKALSQPRHQPTAIIAKTIKGKGIPVAEDKMGWHGKVLSKDMAESVMRDLQSRILNSNKRMYPASPIEDAPPVSLRNVRMPSAPNYKPGEKIATCKAYGMAVAKLGRYNERVVAMDVDTKNFTYSEIFKNEHPNRFIECYSAEQNMVSVATGCAARERNIVFASGLATFFTRAYDQLRMAAISDSNINLCGSHCGLSVGEDGPAHMGLEDMAIFRAIPTATIFYPSDAVSAEKAVELAANTKGVCYIRTTRPETTIIYNSNEDFHVGQAKVVCQSKEDQVTVIGAGMTLHEALAAAEQLKKERIYIRVIDPFTIKPLDAKTIIDHVRATRGRVITVEDHYYEGGLGEAVCSAVVNEPGFTFQRLAVAHVPRSGKMSDLLKTYGIDRDSIAQLVRKMLSSSANAK from the exons ATGGGTTATTCCGGATTGTACCATGTAACAGCTGGAGATGAGACGCCTCTAATGCCGGAGCAGAGCCGGAGCAGCCATTTGGCGGCCATTAGACGTGCAGTAGTAGACTTCCTCTGCTCT GCTGAACCTATGGAGGACTACCACAAACCCGACCAGCAGACCGTGCAGGCGCTGAGGAACATCGCCAACCGCCTCCGAATCAACTCTATCAAAGCCACCACTGCAGTGGGCAACGG gCATCCAACATCATGTTGCAGTGTGGCAGAGATCATGTCTGTGCTTTTCTTTCATACTATGAAGTACAGGCCGGATGACCCCAAGAACCCCAACAATGACCGCTTCATCCTGTCCAAG GGTCATGCGGCCCCTGTCCTCTACTCTGTGTGGGTGGAGATCGGCTTCCTGAAAGAGTCGGAGCTCATGAGCATGTGTCAGGTGGACTCCACGCTGGAGGGACACCCCACACCC AAGCAGCAGTTTGTGGATGTGGCCACAGGCTCTCTGGGACAGGGGCTGGGTATAGCCTGTGGAATGGCCTATACGGCTAAATACTTTGACAAATCCAG TTACCGTGTGTACTGCCTGCTGGGGGATGGAGAGATGTCCGAGGGGGCCGTGTGGGAGGCCATGGCCTTCGCTTCCTACTACCAGCTGGATAATCTGCTGGCTATACTGGACATCAACCGGCTGGGCCAGAGTGATCCAGCACCACTGCAGCACCATGTGGAGAAGTACCAGAGACGCTGTGAGGCCTTTGG ttggcATGCTATCATTGTGGACGGCCACAGCGTGGAAGAGCTGTGTAAAGCCTTGAGCCAGCCACGCCACCAACCCACTGCCATCATCGCCAAAACCATCAAGGGCAAAGGCATTCCTG TGGCAGAAGATAAGATGGGATGGCATGGCAAGGTGCTGTCGAAGGACATGGCAGAGAGCGTCATGAGAGACCTCCAGAGCCGTATCCTCAACAGTAACAAGCGCATGTACCCTGCTTCACCCATTGAAGATGCTCCACCCGTAAGTCTGCGCAACGTCCGCATGCCCAGCGCTCCCAACTACAAACCTGGAGAGAAG ATTGCCACCTGCAAGGCGTACGGGATGGCCGTGGCCAAACTGGGGCGTTACAACGAGCGAGTGGTGGCTATGGATGTCGACACCAAAAATTTCACCTACTctgaaatctttaaaaatgagcatcCCAACCGCTTCATTGAGTGTTACAGCGCAGAGCAGAACATG GTCAGCGTCGCCACAGGCTGTGCCGCACGTGAGCGAAACATCGTGTTCGCCAGTGGCCTGGCCACCTTCTTCACCCGCGCGTACGACCAGCTCCGCATGGCCGCCATCTCAGACAGCAACATAAACCTCTGCGGTTCCCACTGCGGCCTGTCTGTCG gagaGGACGGACCGGCCCACATGGGGCTGGAGGACATGGCTATTTTTAGAGCCATCCCCACTGCCACCATTTTCTACCCCAGTGATGCTGTGTCTGCTGAAAAGGCTGTGGAGCTTGCAGCCAACACAAAG GGGGTTTGTTACATCAGGACCACCCGCCCAGAGACCACCATCATTTACAACAGCAACGAGGACTTCCATGTCGGCCAAGCCAAG GTGGTGTGCCAGAGTAAGGAAGATCAGGTTACAGTGATCGGAGCCGGAATGACCCTCCATGAAGCTCTGGCTGCAGCTGAGCAGCTCAAAAAAG AGAGGATTTACATCAGAGTGATCGATCCCTTCACAATCAAACCCCTGGATGCCAAAACCATCATCGACCATGTGCGTGCCACCAGGGGTCGTGTCATCACGGTTGAGGATCACTATTATGAAG GTGGCCTGGGAGAGGCGGTGTGCTCCGCTGTCGTGAATGAGCCCGGCTTCACTTTCCAGCGTCTGGCTGTCGCTCACGTTCCCCGCAGCGGCAAAATGTCCGacctgctcaaaacctacggcATCGACCGCGACTCCATCGCACAGCTGGTCAGAAAGATGCTCAGCAGTTCGGCCAATGCCAAGTGA